Proteins encoded in a region of the Chryseobacterium piperi genome:
- a CDS encoding glycoside hydrolase family 10 protein, whose protein sequence is MKVSNLKLIVLLGVLASCGSSRTVTNTTKPVRNSNTTNNPVKNHPKEPVAVKKPNTAQQPADEILKVNLPAINREFRGAWIASVANINWPSRNNLSIDQQKAEAISMLDMLKDNNFNAVIFQVRPSADALYTSSLEPWSYFLTGETGKSPYPNYDPLQFWVEESHKRGLELHVWLNPYRAHHTNGGSVNNLSMANKLSDIVVRLKNGMYWFDPANPKTQGHVSNVVKDIVQRYDIDAVHFDDYFYPYATYNKGADFPDNASWNAYVSKGGTLSRADWRRDNVNKFVERIYKEIHAEKSYVKFGISPFGIWKPGYPAGITGSSQYDELYADAKLWLNKGWVDYFSPQLYWPIESRGQGFGALLNWWQSENTQNRHLWPGLNTVEIKTSDRPTEIKNQIELSRQILKSDAGEVHWSIAGLTRNPGMLSTLRNGPYKEKALVPKSPWIKAAPLMTPTLFVTDNGSFARANWSSKNLKDVFQWVLFKQYNGIWETEILTLETLSKDIPKYKDGKTLNAVAIKAVDRLGNESDYMAKKIK, encoded by the coding sequence ATGAAAGTTAGTAATTTAAAATTGATCGTATTACTGGGAGTACTGGCTTCTTGTGGAAGTTCCCGTACCGTTACTAATACGACAAAGCCTGTCAGGAATAGTAACACAACAAACAATCCTGTTAAAAATCATCCAAAAGAGCCAGTTGCAGTGAAAAAGCCGAATACGGCGCAACAGCCTGCTGACGAGATTTTAAAAGTCAACCTTCCTGCTATTAACAGAGAATTTCGAGGTGCCTGGATTGCTAGTGTAGCTAATATCAACTGGCCTTCAAGAAATAATTTATCCATTGATCAACAGAAAGCTGAAGCGATCAGTATGCTGGATATGTTGAAAGATAATAATTTCAATGCGGTTATTTTTCAGGTGCGCCCATCGGCGGATGCTTTATATACAAGTTCATTAGAACCCTGGTCTTATTTCCTTACCGGAGAAACAGGAAAATCTCCCTACCCGAATTATGACCCTTTGCAGTTTTGGGTTGAAGAGTCTCATAAAAGAGGTTTAGAGCTTCATGTATGGCTTAATCCTTACAGAGCACACCATACGAATGGAGGATCGGTTAACAACCTTTCAATGGCGAATAAACTTTCTGATATAGTAGTAAGGTTAAAAAATGGAATGTACTGGTTTGATCCTGCAAATCCTAAAACACAAGGGCATGTTTCTAATGTGGTAAAAGATATTGTACAGAGATATGATATTGATGCGGTTCATTTTGATGATTATTTTTATCCTTATGCCACTTACAATAAAGGAGCTGATTTTCCGGATAATGCAAGCTGGAATGCCTACGTAAGTAAAGGCGGAACACTATCAAGAGCAGACTGGAGAAGAGATAATGTGAATAAGTTTGTAGAACGTATCTATAAAGAAATCCATGCAGAAAAAAGCTATGTGAAATTCGGGATCAGTCCATTCGGGATCTGGAAGCCAGGATATCCTGCAGGTATTACAGGATCATCTCAATATGATGAGTTGTATGCTGATGCCAAGTTATGGCTGAATAAAGGTTGGGTAGATTATTTTTCGCCTCAGTTATATTGGCCGATTGAGTCCAGAGGACAGGGATTTGGAGCGCTATTAAACTGGTGGCAGTCAGAAAATACGCAGAACCGTCATTTATGGCCAGGGTTAAATACAGTTGAAATTAAAACTTCGGATCGTCCTACGGAAATAAAAAATCAGATTGAGCTTTCGAGACAGATTTTAAAAAGTGATGCTGGAGAAGTTCACTGGAGTATCGCTGGACTGACAAGGAATCCGGGTATGTTAAGTACATTGAGAAACGGACCTTATAAAGAAAAAGCATTAGTTCCAAAAAGTCCATGGATTAAAGCAGCGCCATTAATGACCCCAACATTGTTTGTTACAGATAACGGAAGCTTTGCACGGGCGAACTGGAGCAGTAAAAATCTTAAAGATGTTTTCCAGTGGGTATTGTTTAAACAATATAATGGAATTTGGGAAACAGAAATTTTAACGTTGGAAACTCTTTCCAAAGATATTCCGAAATATAAAGATGGGAAAACATTGAATGCAGTTGCCATAAAAGCTGTAGACAGACTAGGAAATGAGAGTGATTATATGGCTAAAAAAATAAAGTAG
- a CDS encoding ferritin produces MNTNRLSPAIEKALSDQMNKEIHAAHTFLSYGIWADDKGYQGIANFLYRHAQEERNHSIKFMEYVLNRGGKPKVNAIPEPPADPKSLTACFDGIFQHEVDNTTAIYKIVDLSLQEKDWATWNFMQWFVQEQIEEETLAQNLIDKLKIAGGDRATDESLFTLDKTLEKTPDDAPLAQNATGANP; encoded by the coding sequence ATGAATACGAACAGACTTTCCCCTGCAATTGAAAAAGCGTTAAGTGACCAAATGAATAAAGAGATTCATGCGGCACATACATTCTTGTCTTATGGAATTTGGGCTGATGATAAAGGATATCAGGGTATTGCGAATTTCCTGTACAGACACGCGCAGGAAGAGAGGAATCATTCTATTAAATTTATGGAATATGTATTAAACAGAGGTGGAAAACCAAAAGTAAATGCGATCCCTGAACCACCTGCTGATCCTAAATCTTTAACCGCTTGTTTCGATGGGATTTTCCAGCATGAAGTAGATAATACGACTGCTATTTATAAAATTGTGGATTTATCACTTCAGGAAAAAGACTGGGCTACCTGGAATTTTATGCAATGGTTTGTACAGGAGCAGATAGAAGAGGAAACACTGGCGCAGAACTTAATTGATAAATTGAAAATTGCCGGTGGCGATCGCGCTACAGATGAATCTTTATTTACTCTGGATAAAACATTAGAAAAAACACCTGACGATGCTCCATTAGCACAAAACGCTACAGGAGCCAATCCATAA
- the ychF gene encoding redox-regulated ATPase YchF, which translates to MKCGIVGLPNVGKSTLFNCLSNAKAQSANYPFCTIEPNLGTVSVPDQRLFELEKLVNPERVLPAVVEIVDIAGLVKGASKGEGLGNQFLANIRECEAIIHVLRCFDNGNIIHVEGSVDPMRDKEIIDIELQLKDLETVGKAVDKAKKFIKSGKKEDILTFETLQNLQKFLEDGKNAREFPVNDLTKPIIDEVQLLTKKPVLYVCNVDENSIKNGNEWVAKIDEMAQKEGSEIVVLAAQIEADINELETFEEREIFLDELGLKEPGVNRLIRKAYDLLKLQTYFTAGVKEVRAWTIGQGWTAPQAAGVIHTDFEKGFIRAEVIKYNDYMTYGSEAKVKEAGKLSVEGKEYIVQDGDIMHFRFNV; encoded by the coding sequence ATGAAATGTGGAATCGTAGGATTGCCGAACGTTGGTAAATCAACTCTTTTTAACTGTTTGAGTAATGCGAAAGCTCAATCAGCCAATTATCCTTTCTGTACCATTGAACCTAACTTAGGGACGGTATCAGTACCGGATCAAAGATTGTTTGAGTTAGAGAAATTAGTAAATCCAGAAAGAGTTTTACCAGCTGTTGTGGAGATCGTAGATATCGCAGGTTTGGTAAAAGGAGCGAGCAAAGGAGAAGGTTTAGGAAACCAGTTCCTGGCTAATATCCGCGAATGTGAAGCTATTATTCATGTTTTAAGATGTTTTGATAATGGAAATATCATTCACGTTGAAGGATCTGTAGATCCGATGAGAGATAAAGAAATTATCGATATCGAGCTTCAGCTGAAAGATCTTGAAACAGTAGGAAAGGCTGTAGATAAAGCTAAGAAATTTATCAAATCAGGAAAAAAAGAAGATATTCTGACTTTTGAAACACTTCAGAATCTTCAGAAATTTTTAGAGGATGGTAAAAATGCAAGAGAATTTCCTGTGAATGATCTTACCAAACCAATCATTGATGAGGTTCAGTTGTTAACAAAAAAGCCTGTTCTTTACGTATGTAACGTAGATGAAAATTCTATAAAAAATGGAAATGAATGGGTAGCCAAAATTGATGAAATGGCTCAGAAGGAAGGATCTGAAATCGTTGTATTAGCAGCTCAGATTGAAGCTGATATCAATGAATTGGAGACATTTGAAGAAAGAGAGATTTTCCTTGACGAATTAGGTTTGAAAGAACCTGGTGTTAACCGTTTGATCAGAAAAGCTTATGACTTATTAAAACTTCAGACATATTTTACAGCTGGAGTAAAAGAAGTAAGAGCATGGACGATCGGGCAGGGATGGACAGCACCTCAGGCAGCTGGAGTGATCCATACCGATTTCGAAAAAGGATTTATCCGTGCTGAAGTTATTAAGTATAATGACTATATGACTTACGGTTCTGAAGCTAAGGTAAAAGAAGCTGGAAAGCTATCTGTAGAAGGAAAGGAATATATCGTTCAGGATGGGGATATCATGCATTTCAGATTTAATGTATAA
- a CDS encoding bacteriocin encodes MNNQNLQKGKKLNKKELRTITGGLQMCIDPDTNQCIAYGRTCAELQCRYIP; translated from the coding sequence ATGAATAATCAAAATCTACAAAAAGGTAAAAAACTCAACAAAAAAGAATTGAGAACTATTACCGGAGGACTCCAAATGTGTATTGATCCGGATACCAATCAGTGCATCGCCTATGGAAGAACATGTGCTGAATTACAATGCAGATATATTCCTTAA
- a CDS encoding helix-turn-helix domain-containing protein: protein MEKIFHASLEDFYKEMTVKLGKDLESIFPKGLHKDIGHFNVFDIAQTIEKVKATSEMPYNRRKYYKISLIRGRNRAEYADKVIAIQKNALLFATPKVPYHWVPEDPKQSGSFCVFTEDFFIKDKSHNSLEDLPIFQPGGIPLFEIEDALADEIEVLFRKMKNEIESDYIFKYDLIRNYVLELIHYGQKLQPATKLSTSNDASLRVVSLFIELLERQFPIESYDQRLQLKTAKDYAGRLAVHVNYLNKKLKENTGKTTTEFIADRLIQEAKILLKQTTWNVSEISYALGFEEIAHFSNFFKRKTSYNPLQFRS from the coding sequence ATGGAAAAAATATTTCACGCTTCTTTAGAGGATTTCTATAAAGAGATGACTGTAAAGTTGGGAAAAGATCTTGAAAGCATTTTTCCCAAAGGACTGCATAAAGATATAGGACACTTTAATGTATTTGATATTGCCCAAACTATCGAGAAGGTTAAAGCAACTTCAGAAATGCCTTATAACCGAAGGAAATATTATAAGATAAGTTTAATCAGAGGACGTAACAGGGCAGAATATGCAGATAAGGTCATTGCCATACAAAAGAATGCCCTGCTTTTTGCAACTCCTAAGGTCCCTTACCACTGGGTTCCTGAAGATCCTAAGCAATCGGGAAGTTTTTGTGTATTTACTGAAGATTTTTTCATTAAGGATAAATCACACAACTCTCTTGAAGACCTTCCTATATTTCAGCCGGGAGGTATTCCATTATTTGAGATTGAAGATGCGTTGGCTGACGAAATAGAAGTACTTTTCCGTAAAATGAAAAATGAAATTGAATCTGATTATATTTTTAAATATGATTTAATAAGGAATTACGTTCTGGAACTTATTCATTATGGGCAGAAATTGCAGCCTGCTACCAAATTGTCGACCTCTAATGATGCTTCCTTAAGGGTAGTGTCATTATTCATAGAACTGTTGGAAAGACAATTTCCGATCGAATCCTATGACCAGAGATTGCAGCTTAAAACAGCAAAAGATTATGCAGGCAGGTTAGCAGTACACGTCAACTATTTAAATAAAAAATTAAAAGAAAATACAGGTAAAACAACCACCGAATTTATTGCAGACCGATTGATTCAGGAAGCTAAAATATTATTGAAACAAACTACATGGAACGTATCAGAAATATCCTATGCATTAGGGTTTGAGGAGATTGCTCATTTTTCAAATTTCTTCAAAAGAAAAACATCATACAATCCATTACAATTTCGTTCCTGA
- a CDS encoding SDR family NAD(P)-dependent oxidoreductase has protein sequence MSTKTKIALVTGGSRGIGRNSALKIAEKGLDIIITYKSSKEEADEVVKEIQALGRKAAAFQLDTKDVKSFDPFIENVTTHLQKNTGSPNIDYLINNAGTALYAPIAETTEEQVDDIVDIHFKGVFFLTQKFLPFINNGGGIVNISSGLARVALPGSSVYGSIKAGVEMLTRYMAKELGGRKIKANVIAPGAIETDFGGGRTRDNKEVNAMVSNNTALGRAGLPEDVGGVVAFLCTEDAAWISGQRIEVSGGMIL, from the coding sequence ATGAGTACAAAAACAAAAATCGCATTAGTAACCGGTGGAAGTCGTGGAATAGGAAGAAATTCAGCGCTTAAAATTGCTGAAAAAGGTCTGGATATAATAATTACCTATAAAAGCAGTAAAGAAGAAGCTGATGAAGTTGTAAAAGAAATACAGGCATTAGGAAGAAAAGCTGCTGCCTTCCAGCTAGACACAAAAGATGTGAAAAGCTTTGATCCATTTATAGAAAATGTGACTACCCATTTACAGAAAAATACGGGCAGTCCTAATATTGATTATCTGATTAATAATGCGGGTACGGCTTTATATGCTCCCATTGCAGAAACTACAGAAGAGCAGGTAGATGATATTGTTGATATCCATTTTAAAGGAGTATTCTTTCTTACTCAGAAGTTCTTACCTTTTATCAATAATGGTGGCGGGATTGTTAATATTTCATCAGGATTGGCAAGAGTAGCATTGCCGGGTTCTTCAGTGTATGGATCGATAAAGGCAGGTGTTGAGATGCTAACCCGGTATATGGCAAAAGAATTAGGTGGCAGAAAGATAAAAGCTAATGTTATTGCACCTGGAGCTATAGAAACAGATTTTGGCGGCGGAAGAACACGCGATAATAAAGAAGTGAATGCAATGGTTTCTAATAACACAGCATTAGGGAGAGCCGGACTTCCGGAAGATGTAGGTGGAGTAGTAGCCTTCTTGTGTACCGAAGATGCTGCATGGATCAGCGGCCAGCGAATAGAGGTTTCAGGAGGAATGATTTTGTAG
- the cls gene encoding cardiolipin synthase codes for MIKDIINQFPYILPIIEILYLLGIFFLAVRIIMDTRNTSKTLAYLLLIVFLPVIGIIIYFVFGVNYRKNKFYTFKIERNEKIYNEIQKYIRETHHKTLKNRGDELDCFVSTINFLYHAGHSPLTEENQVEVLVNGEEKFAKVFKVLQKAKHHIHLEYYIYDNDKIGNELADILIQKASEGVVVRFLYDDLGSGNIGRKLLKRLKEGEVELSPVNKITFRLLANRVNYRDHRKIIIVDGNEVFTGGINVSDKYINPNPKQYWRDMHLYIKGNGAFYFQFLFLSNWIFATEKIPQISQDYFNYKHDTPGSTIVQVAASGPDTKPSIMLSTASAILSAKEKVYIVTPYFIPVETVLNAIKQAAIAGLDVRLMVPKSGDSLIVNAAAYSYYEELLESNVRIFFYKKGFLHAKTMIVDDLLASVGTANMDVRSQELNFEVNTLVFDKVVNQKLQDVFLNDTKDCVEVVLDEWRKRPKYKSFFEHLARLFSPLI; via the coding sequence ATGATTAAAGATATTATAAACCAGTTTCCCTATATATTGCCAATCATTGAGATTCTATATCTTTTAGGAATCTTTTTTCTTGCGGTCAGAATTATTATGGATACCAGAAATACCAGTAAGACTCTGGCTTATCTGCTTCTCATTGTTTTTTTACCCGTTATTGGAATCATTATTTATTTTGTTTTTGGAGTGAATTACCGAAAGAATAAATTCTACACATTCAAAATTGAGCGGAATGAAAAGATTTACAATGAGATTCAGAAATATATCAGGGAAACCCACCATAAGACGCTTAAAAACAGAGGTGATGAATTGGATTGTTTTGTCTCCACCATTAATTTTCTTTATCATGCAGGGCACTCACCGCTAACGGAAGAAAATCAGGTTGAAGTATTGGTGAATGGAGAAGAGAAGTTTGCAAAAGTTTTTAAAGTTCTGCAAAAAGCAAAACACCATATTCATCTGGAATATTATATTTATGATAACGACAAAATAGGAAATGAACTGGCTGATATATTAATACAAAAAGCCTCAGAAGGTGTTGTTGTGAGATTTCTTTACGATGATCTGGGAAGCGGAAATATTGGTAGAAAGTTATTGAAAAGACTGAAAGAGGGCGAAGTAGAGTTATCTCCTGTAAATAAAATCACTTTCAGGTTGTTGGCTAACAGAGTTAATTACAGGGATCACCGGAAAATTATTATTGTCGATGGAAATGAGGTCTTTACAGGAGGTATTAATGTTTCTGATAAATATATCAACCCAAATCCCAAGCAGTATTGGCGGGATATGCATTTATATATTAAAGGAAACGGGGCTTTTTATTTTCAATTCCTATTCCTGAGCAACTGGATTTTTGCAACGGAAAAGATTCCGCAGATTTCACAGGATTATTTTAATTATAAACATGATACTCCCGGCAGTACGATAGTACAGGTGGCAGCCAGTGGACCTGATACCAAACCCTCTATCATGTTGAGCACAGCATCTGCTATTCTTTCGGCTAAAGAAAAAGTATATATTGTCACTCCTTATTTCATTCCGGTTGAAACCGTATTGAATGCGATCAAGCAGGCAGCTATTGCCGGTTTGGATGTACGGCTTATGGTTCCCAAATCCGGGGATTCGCTGATTGTAAATGCTGCGGCATACTCTTATTATGAGGAACTGCTAGAAAGTAATGTCCGTATTTTCTTTTATAAAAAGGGATTTCTTCATGCAAAAACGATGATCGTTGATGATCTTTTAGCTTCTGTTGGGACTGCCAATATGGATGTGAGAAGCCAGGAACTCAATTTCGAAGTGAATACCCTTGTTTTTGACAAGGTTGTGAATCAGAAACTTCAGGATGTATTTCTTAATGATACAAAGGATTGTGTAGAAGTGGTATTGGATGAATGGAGAAAAAGACCTAAATACAAATCATTTTTTGAACACCTGGCCAGATTGTTTTCTCCACTCATATAG
- a CDS encoding methionine aminotransferase: protein MIQLPLSKLSDIGTTIFSQMTQLANENQAINLSQGFPDFMADTELLDYAGDFIKKGVNQYAPLGGIISLKEEIARKIENSHQAIYHPESEITVTAGGTQAIFTAIATFIKKDDEVIIFEPAYDCYEPTVELFGGIVKRFEMKAPDYNIDWNTVKGLVTDKTKMIILNNPNNPSGKILKENDIQELIKLVKDTPILILSDEVYENIVFDGKQHLSLCKYPELKERTLLVASFGKLFHVTGWKVGYCAAPKALTDEFRKVHQFNVFCVNTPIQLALGEYMKNEDHYNHLNEFFQKKRDFLREGLKNTSFELLDCEGTYFQALKYSKISDKNDFEFAHELTVTHKVASVPFSSFYKNKLNEHVIRLCFAKKEETLEKAIENLSKL, encoded by the coding sequence ATGATACAACTTCCTCTTTCCAAGCTTTCTGATATTGGAACTACCATTTTCAGTCAGATGACTCAACTGGCCAATGAAAACCAAGCCATTAATTTATCTCAGGGGTTCCCTGACTTTATGGCTGATACAGAGTTACTCGATTATGCAGGAGATTTCATTAAAAAGGGGGTTAATCAATATGCGCCGTTGGGCGGTATAATCAGTTTGAAAGAAGAGATCGCAAGAAAAATTGAAAACAGCCATCAGGCTATCTATCATCCCGAATCAGAAATTACAGTAACAGCAGGAGGAACACAAGCAATTTTTACAGCCATTGCTACCTTTATAAAAAAAGATGATGAAGTCATTATTTTCGAGCCCGCTTATGACTGTTACGAGCCTACCGTAGAGCTTTTCGGAGGGATTGTCAAGCGTTTTGAAATGAAAGCTCCCGATTATAATATTGACTGGAATACTGTTAAAGGATTGGTTACTGATAAGACAAAAATGATTATCCTGAACAACCCCAACAACCCATCCGGAAAAATTTTAAAAGAAAATGATATACAGGAGTTGATTAAACTTGTTAAAGACACACCTATTCTGATTCTTAGTGATGAAGTGTATGAAAATATTGTATTTGACGGAAAACAGCATTTAAGCCTGTGTAAATATCCTGAGCTGAAAGAAAGAACCCTTCTTGTCGCTTCATTCGGAAAGCTTTTCCATGTTACCGGCTGGAAGGTGGGTTATTGTGCAGCACCAAAAGCACTCACAGATGAATTCAGAAAGGTACATCAGTTCAATGTATTTTGTGTTAATACTCCTATCCAGCTTGCATTAGGTGAATACATGAAAAACGAAGATCATTATAACCACTTGAACGAATTTTTTCAGAAAAAAAGAGATTTTCTAAGAGAAGGGCTCAAAAACACATCATTTGAACTCCTCGATTGTGAAGGAACCTATTTCCAGGCGCTTAAATACAGTAAAATATCGGATAAAAATGATTTTGAATTCGCCCATGAACTAACAGTTACCCATAAGGTAGCGAGCGTCCCTTTTTCTTCCTTTTATAAAAATAAGCTGAATGAACATGTGATTCGGTTATGCTTTGCTAAAAAAGAGGAAACCCTGGAAAAAGCAATTGAAAATTTATCCAAATTATAA
- a CDS encoding LytR/AlgR family response regulator transcription factor, which yields MRTRIQASIIDDEQDGRDYISLLMKNEFPDIEISFQASSIEEAYINLIKNTPDILFLDIQLKDGTAFDLLSKFREMNSLIIFITAFEHFAIQAIKNGATDYLLKPIKRIDFIMAVNKALEINKKNKSSSSPSSQNKISLPTLQGFKLTNINDIVRCEADSSYTTFYMNDKTKIIVSKTLHEFEEYLSDYNFFRIHHKHLINLSHLKEYIKGKGGQVIMTDNSILDVSVRKKNDFLYKIEHMD from the coding sequence ATGAGAACCAGAATACAAGCCTCCATCATTGATGATGAACAAGACGGAAGGGATTACATCTCCCTTTTAATGAAAAATGAATTTCCCGATATTGAGATCTCATTTCAGGCTTCAAGCATAGAAGAAGCTTATATCAATCTGATAAAAAATACTCCTGATATCCTGTTTTTGGACATTCAGCTAAAAGACGGAACCGCATTTGACTTGCTTTCAAAATTCAGAGAAATGAATTCCCTGATTATTTTTATTACAGCTTTTGAACATTTTGCCATTCAGGCTATTAAGAATGGGGCGACAGATTATCTTTTAAAGCCAATCAAAAGAATCGATTTTATTATGGCAGTAAACAAAGCTTTGGAGATTAATAAGAAAAATAAAAGCTCTTCTTCCCCATCCAGTCAGAATAAAATCAGTCTCCCTACTTTACAGGGATTTAAACTAACCAACATTAATGATATTGTCCGTTGTGAAGCCGATTCCAGCTACACCACTTTTTATATGAATGATAAAACCAAAATTATTGTTTCTAAAACACTGCATGAGTTTGAAGAATACCTGTCAGACTACAACTTTTTCAGAATTCACCATAAGCATCTGATCAATCTCAGCCATTTAAAAGAGTATATCAAAGGAAAAGGCGGACAAGTAATTATGACGGATAATTCTATTCTGGACGTTTCTGTACGTAAGAAAAATGATTTTTTATATAAAATTGAACACATGGATTAA